The stretch of DNA AGACAATAAGTATAGTGAAATAATTCTGAACGGGGCAACAAGTTTGGTTTATGCAAGGTTACACTCGCTCTCTATGCACGTAGCACAGCACAATAACCTGTCCACAGCGCCTTGTCCTTTCAGTTGTTCAGAAAAGTGCTTTTCCTCTTGCAGCAGATGACCCAGTTGCACCAATGCATCCAAAACGTCACCTTTTCCCATTATCAGATCCACTCTCCGCACAGTTTCTACTTCACTGCAAATGAGAATGGGACTCGTAAGACAAATAAGAATTGAAAAGTATTTCAGTCACAACTGTATGATATGATAGTCTATTATAGTAGTGTTTGGTCAACCTTGAGTGAAGCTACAAACTGTTGAGTAACAGGACACTAAGCAACATGGTTGATCATGTAAAAAGGAGCTATGGTCCGTTCGTTTAAGCATGAAACATTTCcaaaacataataaaattgACATGCATCTGTGTCTTTACATTTGGTAAGCATGCTGCATTGTACCAGAGATAAGCACTAGAGCATGGGACTCACTCCTATCACACCAATTAGGCCACGGTTGTTCGTATGAACAAACTTAAATGTGTAATGTTTAACCTACATGCACCCATGGGCCAAACCAATTACTGCATAACGAAAAACTGAACATGAAAGCTAGAgtcaatagtgtgtgtgttatttaaagaTGGAACAACGTTTTAATACCCATACGAATGACCATATGCAACAACGTCACAGAGAAGGCACAGATGGAGACAAAGCCGTGCTTCCACCCCCCCGCCCATTTTCATCCCAAGTTACTAAATCCAATACACCATAACCATACGCTAAATACGTGGACAAGAAAAGGTAAAAGTACCATTGACTTATCTCTTCTTCAATATGTAGTCTTCTTTGCTTGACCTCGGCCAGTTCATGAATGCGTTCTTCGATGGCATGCTGAAGCTCTTTGATCTGCTCTTGCAATTAAATGAGAGGGGAGTCACAGTGTTTCGTTACATACCGTAAATGAGTTTTCTGAGAAAGAGGGAACTAACACTAACACTCGCTATAATGTTGGCAAGTTGCCAAAGCTGCTCCTTTAGCTGTTACACGACTGTAATCTTCCTTGGTTCATTTGTAACTTTCACTTTAACGTATGTCGCTGTAGTCATGTACATCAAACAAATGTAACGATAAATGAGCTACGTTATCATTAACCTGTGCAAGTTACGTAGCTCACAGTCAACAAACATTTGCAACAACCTACCGTAGAATCACAATGCTGTGACTGAAATGTATGACCAAAAAAAGCGGGCATGATGTCATTGGCTACGTAAGTGATTCCTAAAATCTCTGCCACTATTTATAGACCTGTGGAACCTGTCTTTCTACTTTACTCACTTCATATCGAGTACTTCCGGATAAAATGACAGAGCccggatagctcagtcggtagagcatcagacttttaatctgagggtccagggttcaagtccctgttcgggcggtaattttttctttttataaccTATTCAGAATGATGATATGTTATTAACTGGTGTGTTTTTGCAATAGCAATTTATCATCTGAAATTAGCAGCGCAGCATAGCACGTAAATGTTAGGGAGCTTAGCTTCAGTAGAGAGAACAGCTCTCCAGTAGACGTTAAGATACCCAAAGCCTAAAATTGCCCAAAAACCTGTGCCAAACATTAAACCATTTAATTTTAAGCTAGTCATTGAAGTGGAGCTGTAATTACCCACAGGGAGACCTTGCATTACCCTACTGTTGGAGTTGTATTTATGAAAGAATCAATCTAATATGGGGATTAaactcactcacaaacaaataacagtAACCTAGTAATTTAGCTGATATAATCATGGGTATTATCTCTGGACAGTGATTTGGAACACCTATAAAGCGTAGGTCTTTGTGCAGGTAAAATAGCAACACTGAAGACATATCTGACTGGCAAAGATGGAGCAGATTATCCTTTTGTGCCTGGTTTCCACCTTTCTATCGGCCGTTCATGCTCAGGTAAATATTCATGGGACTGCGATTTTAACAAGTTCAACAGCAGACTGCAACAGAATTGGAAACAACTTTGTCCGTCTTTTTGCAGAAATTTTTGTTCAGCCCAAAATGGGGTCCTGTTGGTTATAAAGGTAAATGCAATTTGGATTTGATCTTAATGTTTATCTGGATAGCAGTAAAAAACGACTTGCTgattaaaagcttcttttttttaaagaacggGAAGAGAATGATAGGACAGCAATGGATGAAATCATTAAAGCTAATGAGTTCCAAGGTAAGTTTCACACAATGTACTTGAATTCTTTTGCAGTTTACACAATAAATGAGCTCCTGTTGTCAAGTCTAGAATTATTACACTTTCACTGATGTTTGTCTCAGCAACCCGAATTATAGACGGCACTACCAGTCTCAGAGAGGGAGACATTGCTGTTTCTTCTGGACGGCGCTCCAAAGTCTGCTTTGCTCGTAGCTGCCTTTGGAATAAGTCAGTGGATGGACACGTCTATGTCGCATATAGGCTCTCACCTGATTACTGTATGCTATTTAACTTttctacatgtaaacacatgtaaCACATTGCAGTctgatacatttgttttatctgATGATTTATAAATGTTCTGTTCCATACCACTCTGTCTATACAAATATACAGCTGAAATGGAGACAAAGCTCATAAAGAAAGGGATGGAAAGTGTAGAGAAAGGTACCTGTGTGCGATTTGTTCCTTGGACTCACCAACGAGACTACGTCGACATCCAGCCAAAGTCCGGGTGAGAGTCTTTGCTTGGAAAGTCTTTATTTTGCAAAATTAAGCAAAAAAAATGTTCTGTGAACTATAAGCTATAACCTTCAGTTAATATGGACTTCCCTGTTCTACGGTGCAGCACTAAACTCACTCCTTGAAGTTGatcaaattgtgtgtgtgtgtgtgtgtgtgttaatccaGCTGTTGGTCCTACCTTGGTGCGCGTGGTGGAAGACAGACCGTGTCTCTTCAGAGTCCTGACTGCCTCCGTGTTGGAGTGATCTCCCATGAGTTCATGCATGCCCTGGGCTTTGTGCACGAGCAATCTCGCTTTGACCGGGACAACTATGTCACCATCATGTGGCCAAACATTTGGAGGGGTAATTTCAAAGAGggcagaaagagggagggggggcgctGGGGAATGAGATCTCCACAAATGGTAAAGTTAAGAACAATTGTGATCAACTGTATTTCtataacaattttaaaaaacaaaatgaggaaTTGACatcgacaacaaaaaaagatatccAAATGAATGCTCACAAATATGAATTATGAAATATTTAACAACTTTCAACAGATCGGTTGAGGAACTTTGAGAAATTCAAGACTGACAGTCTGGACCTACCATATGACTATGGCTCAATCATGCACTTTGGGATGTAAGTAATAATTTGATGTAGCTCACTCAATATTATATTCCACTGTGGTGTATGTATTATGATGTAACACATGATATGTTTAGGTATGCCTACTCTCAGGACGGGCAGCCAACCATCATTCCAAAGAACAACCAAAACAGCAAGGACATCAGGCTGGGCAAGGGATCAGCTCTCAGCCGCATCGACAAGATGAAAATCAACAAGCTTTATAAATGTGGTTAGTAACAAACATCCTGAACTAACCTCAAGTAACTATTTCAGAGCCAATATTCATTTTGCAAAATGGACATATGATACCAACcatgtcatttttttctgtctctctctctccacaggtGGCAAGGATGATTACTAACCGAACTGAGAGTTGAAACAGTAATTTGCTCAAAGCtcatacaataaaacaattctaaATCATAGACCACTTCAATAAATATTAATTCAAGCTTTGCATTGGCATTTAACCTGTGCATGCAGTCGTGTGTGTTGAAACGAGACATGTCGCTGATGTTTAGAAGGCTGAGAAAGTGAGCGGGGGTGTAAACTATTGTTTTAGTATAGAGAGAGATAGTCATCCAAATGtccataaaataatatatagtatacaGCATGTCATTTCATGAATCAGTAACAGATGAAtgtgaagaaaatgtaattctaCTTGCATTTGTAATACTGCAGTAAAATAAACTTTTTGAAAGCATAAAGCATGAGTCATGTGAAAAGGATCAAATGGAAGTGCATTTTAGTTTGAGGAAGACTGGAAAACAGATGCCTGGATTAATAAAGAACCAATTTGTGGGTTTCCAAGACACAAATACTTGAAACCACGCACTCTTAACTCAGATCCAGATATATTATAGTACCATAATGTTCTGCAGTGACGTATGATAAACGTCTCAGTCACTGCCTTTCGAATTGGCCACcttgattaaaaaagaaacactattTGGAGATGGATAAGGGTTTGTTCTTATATATTTACCCAAAATGATTGTTGTCAAGACCGTTATCAAGTGATAGTTTATCGCTAAATCACTAGTTGCTGGTACAGTCAGACACAAATTGCTGGTCTGTTGGACTGGGTGGACAGTTATTCTCTGGATAGCAACTGCTGAGTTCAGTTGTAGCACATCCAACAGCAAAACACCTTTAAAGTATCTTCATTTCTGAAAGTGCTGAATCGTACATGCACTAAGTACAGAAGTACAGGGCACGAGTCAAGGTCAGCATCAGGACCACCTTTTAAGGATCAGCAGTGGACTTGAGTAAATTACACACACTGGATGATAAGGGGTCTTAATCATGCTTCATCACAGAACATTTGCCCAATCAGtacagagcagaggaggagaagtgcCTATATAGATTCAGTGGAGGGGAGGAGTTCATTTAGCGCTCGCATCGGAAGACTGCAGACTGAAACTGGTCCACCAGTCTGAAACACAATAATGCATTCTACCATGATCCTTCTGGGTGCTTTGTTTGGCTTGCTGAGCCAGGCGTACACTCTACCCGTTAAGGTCAGTACTAGGTTTTAGAGCAAAAAAACCCTTTTAATCTCATCATGCTTTGCAACCAGAATGTACTATAATGCAC from Cyclopterus lumpus isolate fCycLum1 chromosome 21, fCycLum1.pri, whole genome shotgun sequence encodes:
- the LOC117750347 gene encoding low choriolytic enzyme — its product is MEQIILLCLVSTFLSAVHAQKFLFSPKWGPVGYKEREENDRTAMDEIIKANEFQATRIIDGTTSLREGDIAVSSGRRSKVCFARSCLWNKSVDGHVYVAYRLSPDYSEMETKLIKKGMESVEKGTCVRFVPWTHQRDYVDIQPKSGCWSYLGARGGRQTVSLQSPDCLRVGVISHEFMHALGFVHEQSRFDRDNYVTIMWPNIWRDRLRNFEKFKTDSLDLPYDYGSIMHFGMYAYSQDGQPTIIPKNNQNSKDIRLGKGSALSRIDKMKINKLYKCGGKDDY